A region from the Sulfitobacter sp. D7 genome encodes:
- a CDS encoding CDP-alcohol phosphatidyltransferase family protein, with protein sequence MTIQMRALFVHLFTATGAVLAMLAMLAAVEEKWDLMFLWLVIAFFVDGIDGPLARKYDVKTNAPEFDGVLMDLIIDYLTYVFIPAFALFTSGLMDGWSGWAMIIIITFASVMYFSDTRMKTKDNSFKGFPGCWNMLVLVLFALQPEWWISLIVVTILAAAMFLPIKFVHPVRTERWRPVTLPMALAWTFFAGWSAWVNFHPESWAHWGLVITSIYLICAGAAQQLIPLAED encoded by the coding sequence ATGACCATACAGATGCGCGCTCTTTTCGTTCACCTTTTCACTGCCACCGGTGCGGTGCTTGCAATGCTTGCCATGCTCGCCGCCGTGGAAGAGAAATGGGACCTGATGTTCCTTTGGCTGGTGATCGCCTTCTTCGTCGATGGTATCGACGGCCCGCTGGCGCGCAAATACGATGTGAAGACCAACGCCCCGGAATTCGATGGTGTCTTGATGGACCTCATCATCGACTATCTCACTTATGTCTTCATCCCGGCCTTCGCGCTGTTCACCTCGGGCCTGATGGATGGCTGGAGCGGCTGGGCGATGATCATTATCATCACCTTTGCCAGCGTCATGTATTTTTCCGACACCCGCATGAAAACAAAGGACAATTCCTTTAAAGGTTTTCCCGGCTGCTGGAACATGTTGGTGCTGGTGCTCTTTGCTTTGCAGCCCGAATGGTGGATCAGCCTGATTGTTGTCACGATCCTTGCCGCAGCGATGTTTCTGCCGATCAAATTCGTGCACCCCGTCCGGACCGAGCGTTGGCGCCCCGTGACGCTGCCCATGGCGCTGGCATGGACCTTCTTCGCGGGCTGGTCGGCTTGGGTGAACTTTCACCCCGAAAGCTGGGCCCATTGGGGTCTGGTGATCACCTCGATCTACCTGATCTGCGCTGGTGCTGCGCAGCAGTTGATCCCCCTCGCCGAAGACTGA
- the rpmB gene encoding 50S ribosomal protein L28 encodes MSRRCELTGKGPMTGNNVSHANNRTRRRFLPNLNDVSLQSEALGRAFKLRISAAALRSVDHRGGLDKFLAKAKDVELSDNALKIKKAIAKTSATADVLS; translated from the coding sequence ATGTCGCGCCGTTGCGAATTGACCGGAAAAGGCCCGATGACGGGCAACAACGTAAGCCACGCTAACAACCGTACACGCCGTCGGTTCTTGCCGAACCTCAACGACGTGTCGTTGCAGTCCGAAGCACTGGGCCGCGCGTTCAAGCTGCGCATCTCTGCCGCAGCCCTGCGCAGCGTCGACCACCGCGGTGGTCTGGACAAGTTCCTGGCGAAAGCCAAGGACGTTGAACTGTCCGACAATGCGTTGAAAATCAAAAAGGCCATCGCGAAAACCAGCGCGACCGCCGATGTGCTGAGCTAA
- a CDS encoding BCCT family transporter, whose product MTDPTPGTPNSSPPSGTPADTNEIETDFEVGQDNIDGTLGPLGFDIHNPVFMVSGLTAVAFVLLTMLFPDQAGVVFLAVRDFATTKLDWLFMIIVNIFVIFCIVLIFLPISKVRLGGKEAVPEYSYLAWFAMLFAAGMGIGLLFFGVLEPVYHMNVSGPLGVPLPIAEDGSIIPENVEAARAMGLAATFYHWGLHGWAVYAIMALALALFTYNKGLPFSIRSCFYPLLGDRVWGWPGHIIDILAVFATLFGLATSLGLGAQQANAGFNFAFGLEISTNVQVVIILLVTAVALVSVWRGLDGGVKILSEVNMIVAVLFFLFVLFVGPTLVGLDGFWTGLVAYTQEIIPLSNPFGRDDDGYREGWTAFYWAWWVSWAPFVGMFIARVSRGRTVREFIICVLLIPSLIIFIWMGVFGGIAIDQILTSPETSLVKANVIDSYSPELSLFGMLNELPFTKVASTIAILLALVFFVTSSDSGSLVVDTITAGGKIDAPVPQRIFWCIVEGLIAIVLLIGGGLSALQAGVTATGVPFAILMLVMCYTVYKGLRSEPR is encoded by the coding sequence ATGACTGACCCCACCCCCGGCACGCCAAACTCTAGCCCGCCCTCGGGCACGCCCGCCGACACGAATGAGATCGAGACTGATTTCGAGGTTGGCCAAGATAACATCGACGGGACATTGGGCCCGCTGGGCTTTGACATCCACAACCCGGTCTTCATGGTGTCCGGCCTGACGGCAGTGGCCTTTGTGCTGCTGACGATGCTTTTCCCGGATCAAGCCGGGGTGGTCTTCCTTGCTGTTCGGGATTTCGCCACCACCAAGCTGGACTGGCTGTTCATGATCATCGTGAACATCTTCGTTATCTTTTGTATCGTGCTGATTTTCTTGCCCATCTCCAAAGTCAGGCTTGGCGGGAAAGAGGCCGTGCCAGAGTATTCCTACCTTGCTTGGTTCGCCATGCTTTTCGCCGCGGGCATGGGCATCGGGCTTTTGTTCTTTGGCGTGCTTGAGCCGGTGTATCATATGAACGTCTCTGGCCCCTTGGGGGTGCCCCTGCCGATTGCCGAAGATGGGTCGATCATACCTGAGAATGTCGAGGCCGCCCGCGCCATGGGGCTCGCGGCGACCTTTTACCACTGGGGGCTGCATGGCTGGGCGGTCTATGCGATCATGGCGCTGGCCTTGGCCCTGTTTACCTATAACAAGGGGCTGCCATTCTCGATCCGGTCCTGTTTCTATCCGCTTCTGGGCGATCGGGTCTGGGGCTGGCCGGGACATATCATTGATATCTTGGCGGTTTTCGCGACGCTTTTTGGTCTTGCCACATCGCTTGGCTTGGGCGCGCAGCAGGCCAACGCGGGGTTCAACTTTGCCTTCGGGCTTGAAATTTCGACCAACGTGCAGGTGGTCATCATCCTTTTGGTCACTGCCGTGGCACTGGTGTCGGTCTGGCGCGGGTTGGACGGCGGGGTAAAGATCCTGTCGGAGGTGAACATGATCGTGGCGGTCCTGTTCTTCCTCTTTGTGCTGTTCGTGGGCCCAACGTTGGTGGGGCTTGATGGCTTTTGGACCGGCTTGGTGGCCTATACGCAAGAGATCATTCCGCTTTCCAACCCCTTTGGCCGCGATGACGACGGCTACCGCGAAGGGTGGACGGCGTTCTATTGGGCGTGGTGGGTATCTTGGGCCCCTTTCGTGGGCATGTTCATCGCCCGGGTCTCACGCGGGCGCACGGTGCGGGAATTTATCATCTGCGTGCTGCTGATCCCCTCCCTCATCATCTTTATCTGGATGGGCGTCTTTGGCGGTATTGCGATTGATCAAATCCTGACCAGCCCCGAAACATCGTTGGTGAAGGCCAATGTGATCGACAGCTATTCGCCGGAACTGTCGCTTTTCGGGATGTTGAATGAACTGCCTTTCACCAAGGTGGCCTCGACCATCGCGATTCTCTTGGCGCTGGTGTTCTTTGTTACCTCGTCGGATTCGGGGTCGCTGGTTGTCGATACGATCACGGCGGGCGGCAAGATCGACGCGCCGGTCCCGCAGCGTATCTTTTGGTGCATCGTCGAAGGGTTGATCGCCATCGTGCTGTTGATCGGCGGCGGGCTCTCGGCCCTGCAGGCCGGGGTCACGGCGACGGGTGTGCCCTTTGCAATCTTGATGCTGGTGATGTGCTATACGGTCTACAAGGGTCTGCGCAGCGAACCGCGCTGA
- a CDS encoding NAD-dependent deacylase → MTKIVILTGAGISAESGLETFRASDGLWAQHRVEDVATPEGFARDPKLVVDFYNARRAQAAEVSPNAAHRALARLEAELDGEVVVITQNVDDLHEQGGSRQVMHMHGALKGALCAACDHRWPAPMVMAPGDPCPACNAPAARPDIVWFGEMPYEMDALFDHLAEADVFAAIGTSGNVYPAAGFVAEARRAGAHTIELNLERSAVGNQFAEHRIGPASQTVPEWVAEVLAARR, encoded by the coding sequence ATGACCAAGATCGTGATCCTTACTGGCGCGGGCATCTCTGCCGAAAGCGGGCTTGAAACCTTCCGCGCTTCCGATGGCCTTTGGGCGCAGCACCGCGTCGAAGATGTGGCAACCCCCGAAGGCTTCGCCCGCGATCCAAAACTGGTGGTCGATTTTTACAACGCCCGCCGCGCACAGGCGGCCGAGGTGTCGCCCAACGCCGCGCATCGCGCCCTCGCCCGGCTAGAGGCCGAGCTTGACGGCGAGGTGGTCGTCATCACCCAGAATGTCGATGATCTGCACGAACAGGGCGGCTCGCGACAGGTGATGCACATGCATGGCGCCCTCAAAGGCGCGCTCTGCGCCGCCTGCGATCACCGCTGGCCTGCGCCCATGGTCATGGCACCGGGCGATCCCTGCCCCGCCTGCAACGCCCCCGCCGCGCGACCCGATATCGTCTGGTTTGGCGAGATGCCCTATGAGATGGACGCACTTTTTGATCATCTGGCCGAGGCGGATGTCTTTGCCGCGATTGGCACCTCCGGCAACGTCTACCCCGCCGCCGGCTTCGTCGCCGAGGCCCGCCGCGCCGGGGCGCATACGATTGAACTCAATCTCGAACGCTCTGCCGTGGGCAATCAGTTCGCGGAGCATCGCATCGGGCCAGCCAGCCAGACGGTCCCCGAATGGGTGGCAGAGGTTTTGGCGGCGCGCCGCTAA